The following DNA comes from Seriola aureovittata isolate HTS-2021-v1 ecotype China chromosome 15, ASM2101889v1, whole genome shotgun sequence.
TGATGATATTGAGAGTCTGAGATTGGTTTGCATATGACATTTTAGAGAAGCATTTaagataaaaattaaatatgaatctGTTGATGTAATTTAAACACAAGAGCACAACACTTTTTTTGCAGTTTGCATTCCTAAAACAGTGAAGACATATCATCTTTAGAGTACAGATACCTTTTACATTTGCTTGTAAATCAGAAAATTATTCATGTGCATTTTCCCTGTGCCGACAGTTAGCAGTTTAGAGTCCATGGTTAATTCCATGTGAGCAGAGCTGGTCTGCAGGGCTTGTCTGTCCTCACATGCTATATCTTAGCTCAGTTTACCCACCCACTTCATGACACCATGTGGACACCCAATAGTGTGGTCCATGTTCTATTCTCAGTATTGGGAATGAGAGCAGAACGTGTCTTGCTTGTACGTGGtgttattgttgtattgttgttaatgttaaacCCCTGAAGGGCCAGGACACTTAATCTTTAGTgttggtttattattattatttgtcttctGCCACAGCTCAAATTTCTGTGAGCTGGAATGAGCCAAAACCATGAAATGTCTGTTGACATCTCCTCCAAAACTCTAGGTCAGCTTGCTACCAAATTGAAACAAGTGTCTTATTCGTCTCAATCCTTTTATTAGATTTAAACTAACTGCAatgactttgttttgctttgtggaACCTGAAACCTGCTTGTTGCTGCTTGTGGCTATAATTTTGGCTGATTGAGCAGCTTCCTTCTGTTGAGTTCAAAAGGGCTTCAACCTGGGATCATCGCCTGTGATTTTCTTGCTTTGATTGTAATAAGTGATGCCCTGAAAGCTCAAAGAAAATGTAGCCCAAGTTACAGTTTGCAGGTTCTAACCCCTTTGCGATTGTTAGTGGAATTGAAATAGTAATTCATTATACTGTTCCCTACTTGAAAAAGTAAACTTATAACTGTCACGcataaaatatattacaaaatcTTTGTTCTTATTTACAATTTTTACTATAGATTAAACTAATATTGTACATACATAGACTAATTAGCTTTTTCTTTAACAGATCATTGTTTTAGAAGACAAGCAAATAAATGTACTACCTGGAGTTAACTAGGTTGAAGagaaaaattaaactaaattaaattaaatgtttttggcAAAATGTCTGTAGTTTGATAAGGTGCCAATACAGCAATGCAGTCTTAATTCATTTGTTGATTGAAAAATGAAGTTCAATTTCTCTGACTCTCATCCATACACGCATACGCTGTGTTTTTATCTTGATAACACCATTCTCTACTTGGGTGAAAGTCACTTTTTAGTTGCTGTTTTCAACTTTAACTCTCTTATTTTCTCAAAGAATTCATACTCACAATAAATTCAATTATTCCATTAagttttaatttacaaaatgtcagaaagtgtTGAAAGTTTTTAACTTTCATTCATGATCCTGTGGAGGCCCTGATGAACAATACATGAGGTCAGTGCAGTTTTAGTCTTTGTTTGTAGTACTTTTCAGTGGTGTGATAGAAACAGCTTAAAAGACAGTTGCACATACAAACAAGCACTGTGGGATCTCATGGCCAGATGGTTAAGGAACATACCATATAACTATGTCCCCACAGTCCTCTCTCTTTAGACTGTCAAATGAAGGGAAAATTGCccaaaaatatctttaaaaataaaaacttagcATTAACACGTTATCACACAAAAAAGAACAGCATAAATGGTAGCCTGAGTGATTATTATACATGATATAAAGTACTACCAGCTACTGTAGATAGACATATAtacattgatatatatatatcagtttGATTTCCTGATTTACTGAAGTCGTAGTATTCCTGCCTGCTCCCTGTGAGCGCTGGTGTTGCATGCATTTCATAGGGAAACTTCTATTAGAATTTTATTGATTTGCAAGATGTCAGATGTAATTGAATTTAAATTAGTTTATAATAATTTCATATCTTGTTTTCTTCTCGATTGAAATGACCagcaaaacatacacataaacatacagtacattcacattgagcaaaaatgtaattttcttcaCAGGTTCATTATATAAATACAGGGGGGAaagggagtgagagaaagagagaatagaagtaggagtagtagtagtagtagtagtagtagtagtagttactCTAAGCCGTATAATATCATCcaactttattattataaatatcaaCAGCCAAAGTGAATTCTGTTTGATACTATTTGTGATATGCATGTTGCCTTTTAAATTATGAGTTATCTGCCATGTAATGCTGCTGAAAAGAAGATGTTATGCAACAGGGCTGGGGACTCCATTGTAGTGGGGTTACATATATTTATCTTGACTGAGCCATGGATTATCTATGTATACAAATGTTATAATCCTCTTGCTTATTCCAAtcataaacaattaaaaacacgtTGAGCAAATACTACTTTATAATTCATACTGCAAAGGCAGTTGTGTTTTGCTGGCCATAAATAATTCAGGCAAAAAAAGTGCCCTGTTGCAGGACTAAGCCAACTGTAATTTAGGGTGAGACCTCAACCTCGGCTTGGACAGCTGAGTGTCAGTCGACAGCATAGATGGTACAAGAGGATGGGCCTGATGGTCTGATCTCTGAGCCCATAGATAAGAGAAGTCAGACATCTGGGGAGGATATAGAtgaacacataaaaaacactCTTGATACGTACAATTGCTAACCTTTGCATGATTGTTGATAGTGATTGAACAATAGAGGTGTGCATAGTTGAGAAGAGACTGAGGCCCAGCTGcaccagatgcagcagcagtgtgttacGAGCCTTATGAGCTGAAGCTTTGTCTGCAGAGGCTGACCTGGCTGCTATCATCACACCAATATAAGACGAAATGATTGCCACAGTAGCAGATACAAACAGACAGTAAGTGTAGGCTTTGTCATAATGATCAGTTATTGGATCAAGCAACATTTGTATATTAGAGCAAACATCTGTCATCTGCAGGCTCTCCAGGTCTTTAAATGGAAAATTTAAGAGTAAAAGAATTCGAGTGAAGACATTTAGTAAGCTAATGGCCCAAACCACAATGATAGccactgctgtgtttctgatggTGGCGATGGTAGCGTGCCTCAGTGGGTAGCACACAGCTACATATCTCTCCAGAGACATCACCAccagtgtgagaggagagatgcCATTTGTTAGTGTGGTGAACATGCAAAGAACACCACACACTGGATATGTCAGCCTTATTCTACAAGTAGCAAATATATATAGTAACTGGCTAAATGCCAACTGAGCAGTGTCTGCAAAAAGGAGGTTATACAGAAGAATGTAACGGGAGGTCTCCCGAAACACCAGTTTACTCCTCAGGGTAAAAAGCATGGTGCCATTGATGAAGAGGAACACACAGCATGGCATTCCAATCAGAGTGGAAAACAAGACTCTTTCCAGCAATCCCTGATACTGTTGACCAGTGATGTTGAGATTGATAGTCTGAGATTGGTTTGCATATGACATTTTAGAGAAGCATTTAGGACAAAGAATAAATATGAACTTGTTGATGTAATTGAAGCACAAAAGCACAACACTTTTTTTGCAGTTTGCATTCCTAAAACAGTGAAGACATGTCATCTTTAGAGTACAGATACCTTTTACATTTGCTTGTAAATCAGAAAATTATTCATGTGCATTTTCCCTGTGCCGACAGTTAGCAGTTTAGAGTCCATGGTTAATTCCATGTGAGCAGAGCTGGTCTGCAGGGCTTGTCTGTCCTCACATGCTATATCTTAGCTCAGTTTACCCACCCACTTCATGACACTACGTGGACACCCAATAGTGTGGTCCATGTTCTATTCTCAGTATTGGGAATGAGAGCAGAACGTGTCTTGCTTGTAGGTGGtgttattgttatattgttgtaaatgttaaacCCCTGAAGGGCCAGAACACTTAATCTTTAGTGTtggtttattattatgatttgtCTTCTGCCACAGCTGAAATTTCTGTGAGCTGGAATGAGCCAAAACCATGAAATGTCTGTTGACATCTCCTCCAAAACTCTAGGTCAGCTTGCTACCAAATTGAAACAAGTGTCTTATTCGTCTCAATCCTTTTATTAGAATTAAACTAACTGCAatgactttgttttgctttgtggaACCTGAAACCTGCTTGTTGCTGCTTGTGGCTGCAATTTTGGCTGATTGAGCAGCTTCCTTCTGTTGAGTTCAAAAGGGCTTCAACCTGGGATCATCGCCTGTGATTTTCTTGCTTTGATTGTAATAAATGATGCCCTGAAAGCTCAAAGAAATTGTAGCCCAAGTTACAGTTTTCAGGTTCTAACCCCTTTGCGATTGTTAGTGGAATTGAAATAGTAATTCATTATACTGTTCCCTACTTGAAAAAGTAAACTTATAACTGTCACgcattaaaatatattacaaaatcTTTGTTCTTATTTACAATTTTTACTATAGCTTAAACTAATATTGTACATACATAGACTAATTAGCCTTTTCTTTAACAGATCATTGTTTTAGAAGACAAGCAAATAAATGTACTACCTGGAGTTAACTAGGTTGAAGAGAAAAATtgaactaaattaaattaaatgtttttggcAAAATGTCTGTAGTTTGATAAGGTGCCAATACAGCAATGCAGTCTTAATTCATTTGTTGATTGACAAATGAAGTTCAATTTCTCTGACTCTCATCCATACACGCATACGCTGTGTTTTTATCTTGGTAACACCATTCTCTTCTTGGGTGAAAGTCACTTTTTAGTTGCTGTTTTCAACTTTAACTCTCTTATTTCTCAAAGAATTCATACTCACAATAAATTCAATTATTCCATTAagttttaatttacaaaatgtcagaaagtgttgaaagtttttaattttcattcatgatCCTGTGGAGGCCCTGATGAAAAATACATGAGGTCAGTGCAGTTTTAGTCTTTGTTTGTAGTACTTTTCAGTGGTGTGATAGAAACAGCTTAAAAGACAGTTGCACATACAAACAAGCACTGTGGGATCTCGTGGCCAGATGGTTAAGGAACATACCATATAACTATGTCCCCACAGTCCTCTCTCTTTAGACTGTCAAATGAAGGGAAAATTGCccaaaaatatctttaaaaattaaaactcagCATTAACACGTAAtcacacaaaaaagaacaacataAATGGTAGCCTGAGTGATTGTTATACATGATATAAAGTACTACCAGATACTGTAGATAGACATATATACATTGATATATATATCAGTTTGATTTCCTGATTTACTGAAGTCGTAGTATTCCTGCCTGCTCCCTGTGAGCGCTGGTGTTGCATGCATTTCATAGGGAAACTTCTATTAGAATTTTATGGATTTGCAAGATGTCAGATGTAATTGAATTTAAATTAGTTTATAATAATTTcatatgttgttttcttctcaaTTGAAATGACCagcaaaacatacacataaacatacagtacattcacatTGAAcaaaattgtaattttcttCACAGGTTCATTATATAAATACAGGGgggaaagagagtgagagaaagagagagaatagtagtagtagtagttattcTAAgctgttatatattatttaacttatgtattattataaatatcaaCAGCCAAAGTAAATTCTGTTTGATACTATGTGTGATATGCATGTTGCCTTTAAATTATGAGTTATCTGCCATGTAATGCTGCTGAAAAGAACATGTTATGCAACAGGGCTGGGGACTCCATTGTAGTGGGGTTACATATATTTATCGTGAATGAGCCAGGGATTATTTATGTATACAAACATTATATTCCTTTTGCTTATTCCAAtcataaacaattaaaaacacgtTGAGCAAATACTACTTTATAATTCATACTGCAAAGGCAGTTGTGCTTTGCTGGCCATAAGTaattcaggcaaaaaaaaagtgccctGTTGCAGGACTAAGCCAACTGTAATTTAGGGTGAGACCTCAACCTCGGCTTGGACAGCTGAGTGTCAGTCGACAGCATAGATGGTACAAGAGGATGGGCCTGATGGTCTGATCTCTGAGCCCATAGATAAGAGAAGTCAGACATCTGGGGAGGATATAGAtgaacacataaaaaacactCTTGATACGTACAATTGCTAACCTTTGCATGATTGTTGATAGTGATTGAACAATAGAGGTGTGCATAGTTGAGAGGAGACTGAGGCCCAGCTGcaccagatgcagcagcagtgtgttacGAGCCTTATGAGCTGAAGCTTTGTCTGCAGAGGCTGACCTGGCTGCTATCATCACACCAATATAAGACGAAATGATTGCCACAGTAGCAGATACAAACAGACAGTAAGTGTAGGCTTTGTCATAATGATCAGTTATTGGATCAAGCAACATTTGTATATCAGAGCAAACATCCTTTATCTGCAGGCTCTCCAGGTCTTCAAATGGAAAATTTAAGAGTAAAAGAATTCGAGTGAAGACATTTAGTAAACTAATGGCCCAAACCACAATGATAGccactgctgtgtttctgatggTGGCGATGGTAGCGTGCCTCAGTGGGAAGCACACAGCTACATATCTCTCCAGAGACATCACCAccagtgtgagaggagagatgtCATTTGTGAGCTTGGTGAGCATAACAAGAACACCACACACTGGATATGTCAGCCTTATTCTACCAGCAGCAAATATATATAGTAACTGGCCGAAGGCTAGCTGAGCAGTGTCTG
Coding sequences within:
- the LOC130182499 gene encoding odorant receptor 131-2-like, which gives rise to MSYANQSQTINLNITGQQYQGLLERVLFSTLIGMPCCVFLFINGTMLFTLRSKLVFRETSRYILLYNLLFADTAQLAFSQLLYIFATCRIRLTYPVCGVLCMFTTLTNGISPLTLVVMSLERYVAVCYPLRHATIATIRNTAVAIIVVWAISLLNVFTRILLLLNFPFKDLESLQMTDVCSNIQMLLDPITDHYDKAYTYCLFVSATVAIISSYIGVMIAARSASADKASAHKARNTLLLHLVQLGLSLFSTMHTSIVQSLSTIMQRLAIVRIKSVFYVFIYILPRCLTSLIYGLRDQTIRPILLYHLCCRLTLSCPSRG
- the LOC130182496 gene encoding odorant receptor 131-2-like; amino-acid sequence: MSYANQSQTLNIINLNITGQQYQGLLERVLFSTLIGMPCCVFLFINGTMLFTLRSKLVFRETSRYILLYNLLFADTAQLAFGQLLYIFAAGRIRLTYPVCGVLVMLTKLTNDISPLTLVVMSLERYVAVCFPLRHATIATIRNTAVAIIVVWAISLLNVFTRILLLLNFPFEDLESLQIKDVCSDIQMLLDPITDHYDKAYTYCLFVSATVAIISSYIGVMIAARSASADKASAHKARNTLLLHLVQLGLSLLSTMHTSIVQSLSTIMQRLAIVRIKSVFYVFIYILPRCLTSLIYGLRDQTIRPILLYHLCCRLTLSCPSRG